From Rana temporaria chromosome 7, aRanTem1.1, whole genome shotgun sequence, the proteins below share one genomic window:
- the EFCAB12 gene encoding EF-hand calcium-binding domain-containing protein 12 isoform X9: protein MAKEVNFQDVLQSSDDDIKKYKQRDLSQTLFFKVACRTFGPPKSRTRRIIAPPMQKVESDPLNLTGKPMEASRVGAKPGDEKILRTKVDGQILGTKVDEKILGTKVDGQILGTKVDEKILRTKVDGQILGTKVDGQILGTKVDGQILRHKLDGQILGTKMDGQILRHKLDGQILGTKVDGQILRHKLDGQILGTKVDGQILGTKVDGQILGTKVDGQILGTKVDEKILGHKLDGQILGTKVDGQILGHKVDGQILGNKVGGQILGHKVDGQILGTKVDGQILGTNVDGQILGTKVHGQILGTNVDGQILRHKRDGHILGTKMDEQNISNWILERKNLRAQLDSMGDLEKWLQGKPNLTALETRVQDKMAERRLQSRMSQQTNRDTASCEAERSVPRRSSQRSAVTPSIQQPAPEALAILDSYLHQRRLRLVDLYNQTDKRKRKEISSKDLKSVRKEADIPISDLQLDDLVISLGNKHPNCMNYKELCAGRNLWWKKNLGGRRKGVSVSLGAGAPVKCLRPSSDQKNDSGGTRPSSALSVSLLSVGDTKTRSPPGRSAHSEGSDSRFLQVPPVSLDEMRPLSYEDMEEIGKNYRERKRRAKSNTRLLDWLDQCRLVRTGNAAVDAHSLPSTLGEESAELVEQFRRRGLQQYHKILRLCQAYDVPLTEELLEEALLYPGDKLICESGDQLPLRQPGVGLSSKDRFTRKSSATKKPKGRHNVEKDPESSPRHCNGPYPPNTYVAWVKTKVRGKKKAGTETLRCWTTFEQFQEMSGNLKRKFPHRFYTSDDNAFWPGQLVEKLRFYLPQAAESDPHRPPRKSQATHPG, encoded by the exons ATGGCTAAAGAAGTGAACTTCCAGGACGTCCTCCAATCCTCCGACGATGACATCAAGAAGTACAAGCAGCGGGATCTCTCCCAGACACTCTTCTTCAAGGTGGCTTGCAGAACTTTTGGACCACCGAAGTCAAGGACGCGGCGCATCATTGCCCCTCCAATGCAGAAAGTGGAGTCTGACCCATTGAATCTTACAGGAAAGCCAATGGAAGCTTCCAGAGTTGGCGCTAAACCAggggatgagaagatcctgcggacCAAGGTGGATGGGCAGATCCTGGGGACCAAGGTGGATGAGAAGATCCTGGGGACCAAGGTGGATGGGCAGATCCTGGGGACCAAGGTGGATGAGAAGATCCTGAGGACCAAG GTGGATGGGCAGATCCTGGGGACCAAGGTGGATGGGCAGATCCTGGGGACCAAGGTGGATGGGCAGATCCTGAGGCACAAGTTGGATGGGCAGATCCTGGGGACCAAGATGGATGGGCAGATCCTGAGGCACAAGTTGGATGGGCAGATCCTGGGGACCAAGGTGGATGGGCAGATCCTGAGGCACAAGTTGGATGGGCAGATCCTGGGGACCAAGGTGGATGGGCAGATTCTGGGGACCAAGGTGGATGGGCAGATTCTGGGGACCAAGGTGGATGGGCAGATCCTGGGGACTAAGGTGGATGAGAAGATCCTGGGGCACAAGTTGGATGGGCAGATCCTGGGGACCAAGGTGGATGGGCAGATCCTGGGGCATAAGGTGGATGGGCAGATCCTGGGGAACAAGGTGGGTGGGCAGATCCTGGGGCACAAGGTGGATGGGCAGATCCTGGGGACCAAGGTGGATGGGCAGATTCTGGGGACCAACGTGGATGGGCAGATCCTGGGGACCAAGGTGCATGGGCAGATCCTGGGGACCAACGTGGATGGGCAGATCCTGAGGCACAAGAGAGATGGGCATATCCTGGGGACCAAGATGGATGAGCAGAACATTTCCAACTGGATATTAGAAAGAAAGAACCTAAGGGCTCAGCTGGACAGTATGGGGGATCTAGAGAAATGGCTGCAAGGAAAACCAAACCTGACCGCGTTAGAGACACGGGTGCAAGATAAAATGGCCGAGAGGCGTTTACAAAGTCGGATGTCGCAGCAGACCAATCGGGATACAGCCAGCTGT GAGGCGGAGCGAAGCGTCCCGAGGAGGAGCTCGCAGCGCAGTGCGGTCACGCCCTCCATCCAACAACCCGCCCCCGAGGCTCTGGCCATCCTGGACTCGTATCTCCATCAGCGCCGCCTCCGACTCGTCGACCTTTACAACCAAACGGACAAGAGGAAGAGGAAAGAGATCTCCAGCAAGGATCTGAAGTCCGTCCGGAAAGAG GCCGATATTCCCATCAGTGATTTGCAGTTGGATGATTTGGTCATCTCCCTCGGGAACAAACATCCGAATTGTATGAACTACAAAGAGCTCTGCGCCGGACGCAACCTGTGGTGGAAGAAGAACCTGGGAGGACGTCGGAAGGGAGTGTCTGTCAGTCTGGGGGCAGGAG cTCCTGTGAAGTGTTTGCGACCTTCTAGTGACCAGAAAAATGACTCCGGTGGGACTCGGCCCTCTTCGGCGCTCTCCGTCTCCTTGCTCAGCGTTGGGGATACGAAGACGAGATCCCCGCCGGGCCGCAGTGCCCATAGTGAGGGCAGTGATTCCCGCTTTCTCCAGGttcctcctgtcagtctggaTGAAATGCGGCCCCTCAGCTACGAGGACATGGAGGAGATCGGGAAGAACTAtcgggagaggaagagaagagcgaAG AGCAACACACGTCTCTTGGACTGGTTAGATCAGTGCCGTTTGGTGCGAACGGGCAACGCCGCTGTTGACGCCCATTCCCTACCGTCTACGCTGGGGGAGGAGTCGGCCGAGCTGGTGGAGCAGTTCAGAAGGCGGGGCCTACAACAATATCATAAGATCCTAAGACTGTGCCAAGCCTACGACGTTCCCCTTACAGAGGAGCTGCTGGAGGAAG CTTTATTATATCCTGGAGACAAGCTGATCTGTGAATCAGGAGATCAGCTTCCCCTCCGACAGCCAGGCGTTGGCCTTTCCTCCAAGGACAGATTCACGAGGAAGAGCTCCGCTACAAAAAAGCCCAAAGGAAGACACAATGTGGAGAAGGATCCTGAGAGTTCTCCCAGACACTG TAATGGTCCATACCCCCCCAACACTTATGTTGCCTGGGTAAAAACCAAAGTGAGAGGAAAGAAGAAAGCCGGGACAGAAACCCTGAGATGCTGGACGACCTTCGAGCAATTTCAGGAGATGAGTGG GAATCTGAAAAGGAAATTCCCCCATCGCTTCTACACCTCTGACGACAACGCGTTTTGGCCCGGTCAGCTTGTGGAGAAACTCCGCTTCTACCTCCCACAGGCTGCCGAATCCGATCCACACCGTCCCCCGAGAAAAAGCCAGGCCACCCACCCAGGAtga
- the EFCAB12 gene encoding EF-hand calcium-binding domain-containing protein 12 isoform X5, with the protein MAKEVNFQDVLQSSDDDIKKYKQRDLSQTLFFKVACRTFGPPKSRTRRIIAPPMQKVESDPLNLTGKPMEASRVGAKPGDEKILRTKVDGQILGTKVDEKILGTKVDGQILGTKVDEKILRTKVDGQILGTKVDEKILGTKVDGQILGTKVDEKILGTKVDGQILGTKVDEKILGTKVDGQILGTKVDEKILGTKVDGKILGNKVGGQILGTKVDGQILGTKVDGQILGTKVDGQILGTKVDEKILGHKVDGQILGNKVGGQILGTKVDGQILGTKVDGQILGTKVDGQILRHKLDGQILGTKMDGQILRHKLDGQILGTKVDGQILRHKLDGQILGTKMDEQNISNWILERKNLRAQLDSMGDLEKWLQGKPNLTALETRVQDKMAERRLQSRMSQQTNRDTASCEAERSVPRRSSQRSAVTPSIQQPAPEALAILDSYLHQRRLRLVDLYNQTDKRKRKEISSKDLKSVRKEADIPISDLQLDDLVISLGNKHPNCMNYKELCAGRNLWWKKNLGGRRKGVSVSLGAGAPVKCLRPSSDQKNDSGGTRPSSALSVSLLSVGDTKTRSPPGRSAHSEGSDSRFLQVPPVSLDEMRPLSYEDMEEIGKNYRERKRRAKSNTRLLDWLDQCRLVRTGNAAVDAHSLPSTLGEESAELVEQFRRRGLQQYHKILRLCQAYDVPLTEELLEEALLYPGDKLICESGDQLPLRQPGVGLSSKDRFTRKSSATKKPKGRHNVEKDPESSPRHCNGPYPPNTYVAWVKTKVRGKKKAGTETLRCWTTFEQFQEMSGNLKRKFPHRFYTSDDNAFWPGQLVEKLRFYLPQAAESDPHRPPRKSQATHPG; encoded by the exons ATGGCTAAAGAAGTGAACTTCCAGGACGTCCTCCAATCCTCCGACGATGACATCAAGAAGTACAAGCAGCGGGATCTCTCCCAGACACTCTTCTTCAAGGTGGCTTGCAGAACTTTTGGACCACCGAAGTCAAGGACGCGGCGCATCATTGCCCCTCCAATGCAGAAAGTGGAGTCTGACCCATTGAATCTTACAGGAAAGCCAATGGAAGCTTCCAGAGTTGGCGCTAAACCAggggatgagaagatcctgcggacCAAGGTGGATGGGCAGATCCTGGGGACCAAGGTGGATGAGAAGATCCTGGGGACCAAGGTGGATGGGCAGATCCTGGGGACCAAGGTGGATGAGAAGATCCTGAGGACCAAGGTGGATGGGCAGATCCTGGGGACCAAGGTGGATGAGAAGATCCTGGGGACCAAGGTGGATGGGCAGATCCTGGGGACCAAGGTGGATGAGAAGATCCTGGGGACCAAGGTGGATGGGCAGATCCTGGGGACCAAGGTGGATGAGAAGATCCTGGGGACCAAGGTGGATGGGCAGATCCTGGGGACCAAGGTGGATGAGAAGATCCTGGGGACCAAGGTGGATGGGAAGATCCTGGGGAACAAGGTGGGTGGGCAGATCCTGGGGACCAAGGTGGATGGGCAGATCCTGGGGACCAAGGTGGATGGGCAGATCCTGGGGACCAAGGTGGATGGGCAGATCCTGGGGACCAAGGTGGATGAGAAGATCCTGGGGCACAAGGTGGATGGGCAGATCCTGGGGAACAAGGTCGGTGGGCAGATCCTGGGGACCAAGGTGGATGGGCAGATCCTGGGGACCAAGGTGGATGGGCAGATCCTGGGGACCAAGGTGGATGGGCAGATCCTGAGGCACAAGTTGGATGGGCAGATCCTGGGGACCAAGATGGATGGGCAGATCCTGAGGCACAAGTTGGATGGGCAGATCCTGGGGACCAAGGTGGATGGGCAGATCCTGAGGCACAAGTTGGATGGGCAGATCCTGGGGACCAAG ATGGATGAGCAGAACATTTCCAACTGGATATTAGAAAGAAAGAACCTAAGGGCTCAGCTGGACAGTATGGGGGATCTAGAGAAATGGCTGCAAGGAAAACCAAACCTGACCGCGTTAGAGACACGGGTGCAAGATAAAATGGCCGAGAGGCGTTTACAAAGTCGGATGTCGCAGCAGACCAATCGGGATACAGCCAGCTGT GAGGCGGAGCGAAGCGTCCCGAGGAGGAGCTCGCAGCGCAGTGCGGTCACGCCCTCCATCCAACAACCCGCCCCCGAGGCTCTGGCCATCCTGGACTCGTATCTCCATCAGCGCCGCCTCCGACTCGTCGACCTTTACAACCAAACGGACAAGAGGAAGAGGAAAGAGATCTCCAGCAAGGATCTGAAGTCCGTCCGGAAAGAG GCCGATATTCCCATCAGTGATTTGCAGTTGGATGATTTGGTCATCTCCCTCGGGAACAAACATCCGAATTGTATGAACTACAAAGAGCTCTGCGCCGGACGCAACCTGTGGTGGAAGAAGAACCTGGGAGGACGTCGGAAGGGAGTGTCTGTCAGTCTGGGGGCAGGAG cTCCTGTGAAGTGTTTGCGACCTTCTAGTGACCAGAAAAATGACTCCGGTGGGACTCGGCCCTCTTCGGCGCTCTCCGTCTCCTTGCTCAGCGTTGGGGATACGAAGACGAGATCCCCGCCGGGCCGCAGTGCCCATAGTGAGGGCAGTGATTCCCGCTTTCTCCAGGttcctcctgtcagtctggaTGAAATGCGGCCCCTCAGCTACGAGGACATGGAGGAGATCGGGAAGAACTAtcgggagaggaagagaagagcgaAG AGCAACACACGTCTCTTGGACTGGTTAGATCAGTGCCGTTTGGTGCGAACGGGCAACGCCGCTGTTGACGCCCATTCCCTACCGTCTACGCTGGGGGAGGAGTCGGCCGAGCTGGTGGAGCAGTTCAGAAGGCGGGGCCTACAACAATATCATAAGATCCTAAGACTGTGCCAAGCCTACGACGTTCCCCTTACAGAGGAGCTGCTGGAGGAAG CTTTATTATATCCTGGAGACAAGCTGATCTGTGAATCAGGAGATCAGCTTCCCCTCCGACAGCCAGGCGTTGGCCTTTCCTCCAAGGACAGATTCACGAGGAAGAGCTCCGCTACAAAAAAGCCCAAAGGAAGACACAATGTGGAGAAGGATCCTGAGAGTTCTCCCAGACACTG TAATGGTCCATACCCCCCCAACACTTATGTTGCCTGGGTAAAAACCAAAGTGAGAGGAAAGAAGAAAGCCGGGACAGAAACCCTGAGATGCTGGACGACCTTCGAGCAATTTCAGGAGATGAGTGG GAATCTGAAAAGGAAATTCCCCCATCGCTTCTACACCTCTGACGACAACGCGTTTTGGCCCGGTCAGCTTGTGGAGAAACTCCGCTTCTACCTCCCACAGGCTGCCGAATCCGATCCACACCGTCCCCCGAGAAAAAGCCAGGCCACCCACCCAGGAtga
- the EFCAB12 gene encoding EF-hand calcium-binding domain-containing protein 12 isoform X4, whose product MAKEVNFQDVLQSSDDDIKKYKQRDLSQTLFFKVACRTFGPPKSRTRRIIAPPMQKVESDPLNLTGKPMEASRVGAKPGDEKILRTKVDGQILGTKVDEKILGTKVDGQILGTKVDEKILRTKVDGQILGTKVDEKILGTKVDGQILGTKVDEKILGTKVDGQILGTKVDGQILRHKLDGQILGTKMDGQILRHKLDGQILGTKVDGQILRHKLDGQILGTKVDGQILGTKVDGQILGTKVDGQILGTKVDEKILGHKLDGQILGTKVDGQILGHKVDGQILGNKVGGQILGHKVDGQILGTKVDGQILGTNVDGQILGTKVHGQILGTNVDGQILRHKRDGHILGTKMDEQNISNWILERKNLRAQLDSMGDLEKWLQGKPNLTALETRVQDKMAERRLQSRMSQQTNRDTASCEAERSVPRRSSQRSAVTPSIQQPAPEALAILDSYLHQRRLRLVDLYNQTDKRKRKEISSKDLKSVRKEADIPISDLQLDDLVISLGNKHPNCMNYKELCAGRNLWWKKNLGGRRKGVSVSLGAGAPVKCLRPSSDQKNDSGGTRPSSALSVSLLSVGDTKTRSPPGRSAHSEGSDSRFLQVPPVSLDEMRPLSYEDMEEIGKNYRERKRRAKSNTRLLDWLDQCRLVRTGNAAVDAHSLPSTLGEESAELVEQFRRRGLQQYHKILRLCQAYDVPLTEELLEEALLYPGDKLICESGDQLPLRQPGVGLSSKDRFTRKSSATKKPKGRHNVEKDPESSPRHCNGPYPPNTYVAWVKTKVRGKKKAGTETLRCWTTFEQFQEMSGNLKRKFPHRFYTSDDNAFWPGQLVEKLRFYLPQAAESDPHRPPRKSQATHPG is encoded by the exons ATGGCTAAAGAAGTGAACTTCCAGGACGTCCTCCAATCCTCCGACGATGACATCAAGAAGTACAAGCAGCGGGATCTCTCCCAGACACTCTTCTTCAAGGTGGCTTGCAGAACTTTTGGACCACCGAAGTCAAGGACGCGGCGCATCATTGCCCCTCCAATGCAGAAAGTGGAGTCTGACCCATTGAATCTTACAGGAAAGCCAATGGAAGCTTCCAGAGTTGGCGCTAAACCAggggatgagaagatcctgcggacCAAGGTGGATGGGCAGATCCTGGGGACCAAGGTGGATGAGAAGATCCTGGGGACCAAGGTGGATGGGCAGATCCTGGGGACCAAGGTGGATGAGAAGATCCTGAGGACCAAGGTGGATGGGCAGATCCTGGGGACCAAGGTGGATGAGAAGATCCTGGGGACCAAGGTGGATGGGCAGATCCTGGGGACCAAGGTGGATGAGAAGATCCTGGGGACCAAG GTGGATGGGCAGATCCTGGGGACCAAGGTGGATGGGCAGATCCTGAGGCACAAGTTGGATGGGCAGATCCTGGGGACCAAGATGGATGGGCAGATCCTGAGGCACAAGTTGGATGGGCAGATCCTGGGGACCAAGGTGGATGGGCAGATCCTGAGGCACAAGTTGGATGGGCAGATCCTGGGGACCAAGGTGGATGGGCAGATTCTGGGGACCAAGGTGGATGGGCAGATTCTGGGGACCAAGGTGGATGGGCAGATCCTGGGGACTAAGGTGGATGAGAAGATCCTGGGGCACAAGTTGGATGGGCAGATCCTGGGGACCAAGGTGGATGGGCAGATCCTGGGGCATAAGGTGGATGGGCAGATCCTGGGGAACAAGGTGGGTGGGCAGATCCTGGGGCACAAGGTGGATGGGCAGATCCTGGGGACCAAGGTGGATGGGCAGATTCTGGGGACCAACGTGGATGGGCAGATCCTGGGGACCAAGGTGCATGGGCAGATCCTGGGGACCAACGTGGATGGGCAGATCCTGAGGCACAAGAGAGATGGGCATATCCTGGGGACCAAGATGGATGAGCAGAACATTTCCAACTGGATATTAGAAAGAAAGAACCTAAGGGCTCAGCTGGACAGTATGGGGGATCTAGAGAAATGGCTGCAAGGAAAACCAAACCTGACCGCGTTAGAGACACGGGTGCAAGATAAAATGGCCGAGAGGCGTTTACAAAGTCGGATGTCGCAGCAGACCAATCGGGATACAGCCAGCTGT GAGGCGGAGCGAAGCGTCCCGAGGAGGAGCTCGCAGCGCAGTGCGGTCACGCCCTCCATCCAACAACCCGCCCCCGAGGCTCTGGCCATCCTGGACTCGTATCTCCATCAGCGCCGCCTCCGACTCGTCGACCTTTACAACCAAACGGACAAGAGGAAGAGGAAAGAGATCTCCAGCAAGGATCTGAAGTCCGTCCGGAAAGAG GCCGATATTCCCATCAGTGATTTGCAGTTGGATGATTTGGTCATCTCCCTCGGGAACAAACATCCGAATTGTATGAACTACAAAGAGCTCTGCGCCGGACGCAACCTGTGGTGGAAGAAGAACCTGGGAGGACGTCGGAAGGGAGTGTCTGTCAGTCTGGGGGCAGGAG cTCCTGTGAAGTGTTTGCGACCTTCTAGTGACCAGAAAAATGACTCCGGTGGGACTCGGCCCTCTTCGGCGCTCTCCGTCTCCTTGCTCAGCGTTGGGGATACGAAGACGAGATCCCCGCCGGGCCGCAGTGCCCATAGTGAGGGCAGTGATTCCCGCTTTCTCCAGGttcctcctgtcagtctggaTGAAATGCGGCCCCTCAGCTACGAGGACATGGAGGAGATCGGGAAGAACTAtcgggagaggaagagaagagcgaAG AGCAACACACGTCTCTTGGACTGGTTAGATCAGTGCCGTTTGGTGCGAACGGGCAACGCCGCTGTTGACGCCCATTCCCTACCGTCTACGCTGGGGGAGGAGTCGGCCGAGCTGGTGGAGCAGTTCAGAAGGCGGGGCCTACAACAATATCATAAGATCCTAAGACTGTGCCAAGCCTACGACGTTCCCCTTACAGAGGAGCTGCTGGAGGAAG CTTTATTATATCCTGGAGACAAGCTGATCTGTGAATCAGGAGATCAGCTTCCCCTCCGACAGCCAGGCGTTGGCCTTTCCTCCAAGGACAGATTCACGAGGAAGAGCTCCGCTACAAAAAAGCCCAAAGGAAGACACAATGTGGAGAAGGATCCTGAGAGTTCTCCCAGACACTG TAATGGTCCATACCCCCCCAACACTTATGTTGCCTGGGTAAAAACCAAAGTGAGAGGAAAGAAGAAAGCCGGGACAGAAACCCTGAGATGCTGGACGACCTTCGAGCAATTTCAGGAGATGAGTGG GAATCTGAAAAGGAAATTCCCCCATCGCTTCTACACCTCTGACGACAACGCGTTTTGGCCCGGTCAGCTTGTGGAGAAACTCCGCTTCTACCTCCCACAGGCTGCCGAATCCGATCCACACCGTCCCCCGAGAAAAAGCCAGGCCACCCACCCAGGAtga
- the EFCAB12 gene encoding EF-hand calcium-binding domain-containing protein 12 isoform X7, with translation MAKEVNFQDVLQSSDDDIKKYKQRDLSQTLFFKVACRTFGPPKSRTRRIIAPPMQKVESDPLNLTGKPMEASRVGAKPGDEKILRTKVDGQILGTKVDEKILGTKVDGQILGTKVDEKILRTKVDGQILGTKVDEKILGTKVDGQILGTKVDGQILGTKVDGQILRHKLDGQILGTKMDGQILRHKLDGQILGTKVDGQILRHKLDGQILGTKVDGQILGTKVDGQILGTKVDGQILGTKVDEKILGHKLDGQILGTKVDGQILGHKVDGQILGNKVGGQILGHKVDGQILGTKVDGQILGTNVDGQILGTKVHGQILGTNVDGQILRHKRDGHILGTKMDEQNISNWILERKNLRAQLDSMGDLEKWLQGKPNLTALETRVQDKMAERRLQSRMSQQTNRDTASCEAERSVPRRSSQRSAVTPSIQQPAPEALAILDSYLHQRRLRLVDLYNQTDKRKRKEISSKDLKSVRKEADIPISDLQLDDLVISLGNKHPNCMNYKELCAGRNLWWKKNLGGRRKGVSVSLGAGAPVKCLRPSSDQKNDSGGTRPSSALSVSLLSVGDTKTRSPPGRSAHSEGSDSRFLQVPPVSLDEMRPLSYEDMEEIGKNYRERKRRAKSNTRLLDWLDQCRLVRTGNAAVDAHSLPSTLGEESAELVEQFRRRGLQQYHKILRLCQAYDVPLTEELLEEALLYPGDKLICESGDQLPLRQPGVGLSSKDRFTRKSSATKKPKGRHNVEKDPESSPRHCNGPYPPNTYVAWVKTKVRGKKKAGTETLRCWTTFEQFQEMSGNLKRKFPHRFYTSDDNAFWPGQLVEKLRFYLPQAAESDPHRPPRKSQATHPG, from the exons ATGGCTAAAGAAGTGAACTTCCAGGACGTCCTCCAATCCTCCGACGATGACATCAAGAAGTACAAGCAGCGGGATCTCTCCCAGACACTCTTCTTCAAGGTGGCTTGCAGAACTTTTGGACCACCGAAGTCAAGGACGCGGCGCATCATTGCCCCTCCAATGCAGAAAGTGGAGTCTGACCCATTGAATCTTACAGGAAAGCCAATGGAAGCTTCCAGAGTTGGCGCTAAACCAggggatgagaagatcctgcggacCAAGGTGGATGGGCAGATCCTGGGGACCAAGGTGGATGAGAAGATCCTGGGGACCAAGGTGGATGGGCAGATCCTGGGGACCAAGGTGGATGAGAAGATCCTGAGGACCAAGGTGGATGGGCAGATCCTGGGGACCAAGGTGGATGAGAAGATCCTGGGGACCAAG GTGGATGGGCAGATCCTGGGGACCAAGGTGGATGGGCAGATCCTGGGGACCAAGGTGGATGGGCAGATCCTGAGGCACAAGTTGGATGGGCAGATCCTGGGGACCAAGATGGATGGGCAGATCCTGAGGCACAAGTTGGATGGGCAGATCCTGGGGACCAAGGTGGATGGGCAGATCCTGAGGCACAAGTTGGATGGGCAGATCCTGGGGACCAAGGTGGATGGGCAGATTCTGGGGACCAAGGTGGATGGGCAGATTCTGGGGACCAAGGTGGATGGGCAGATCCTGGGGACTAAGGTGGATGAGAAGATCCTGGGGCACAAGTTGGATGGGCAGATCCTGGGGACCAAGGTGGATGGGCAGATCCTGGGGCATAAGGTGGATGGGCAGATCCTGGGGAACAAGGTGGGTGGGCAGATCCTGGGGCACAAGGTGGATGGGCAGATCCTGGGGACCAAGGTGGATGGGCAGATTCTGGGGACCAACGTGGATGGGCAGATCCTGGGGACCAAGGTGCATGGGCAGATCCTGGGGACCAACGTGGATGGGCAGATCCTGAGGCACAAGAGAGATGGGCATATCCTGGGGACCAAGATGGATGAGCAGAACATTTCCAACTGGATATTAGAAAGAAAGAACCTAAGGGCTCAGCTGGACAGTATGGGGGATCTAGAGAAATGGCTGCAAGGAAAACCAAACCTGACCGCGTTAGAGACACGGGTGCAAGATAAAATGGCCGAGAGGCGTTTACAAAGTCGGATGTCGCAGCAGACCAATCGGGATACAGCCAGCTGT GAGGCGGAGCGAAGCGTCCCGAGGAGGAGCTCGCAGCGCAGTGCGGTCACGCCCTCCATCCAACAACCCGCCCCCGAGGCTCTGGCCATCCTGGACTCGTATCTCCATCAGCGCCGCCTCCGACTCGTCGACCTTTACAACCAAACGGACAAGAGGAAGAGGAAAGAGATCTCCAGCAAGGATCTGAAGTCCGTCCGGAAAGAG GCCGATATTCCCATCAGTGATTTGCAGTTGGATGATTTGGTCATCTCCCTCGGGAACAAACATCCGAATTGTATGAACTACAAAGAGCTCTGCGCCGGACGCAACCTGTGGTGGAAGAAGAACCTGGGAGGACGTCGGAAGGGAGTGTCTGTCAGTCTGGGGGCAGGAG cTCCTGTGAAGTGTTTGCGACCTTCTAGTGACCAGAAAAATGACTCCGGTGGGACTCGGCCCTCTTCGGCGCTCTCCGTCTCCTTGCTCAGCGTTGGGGATACGAAGACGAGATCCCCGCCGGGCCGCAGTGCCCATAGTGAGGGCAGTGATTCCCGCTTTCTCCAGGttcctcctgtcagtctggaTGAAATGCGGCCCCTCAGCTACGAGGACATGGAGGAGATCGGGAAGAACTAtcgggagaggaagagaagagcgaAG AGCAACACACGTCTCTTGGACTGGTTAGATCAGTGCCGTTTGGTGCGAACGGGCAACGCCGCTGTTGACGCCCATTCCCTACCGTCTACGCTGGGGGAGGAGTCGGCCGAGCTGGTGGAGCAGTTCAGAAGGCGGGGCCTACAACAATATCATAAGATCCTAAGACTGTGCCAAGCCTACGACGTTCCCCTTACAGAGGAGCTGCTGGAGGAAG CTTTATTATATCCTGGAGACAAGCTGATCTGTGAATCAGGAGATCAGCTTCCCCTCCGACAGCCAGGCGTTGGCCTTTCCTCCAAGGACAGATTCACGAGGAAGAGCTCCGCTACAAAAAAGCCCAAAGGAAGACACAATGTGGAGAAGGATCCTGAGAGTTCTCCCAGACACTG TAATGGTCCATACCCCCCCAACACTTATGTTGCCTGGGTAAAAACCAAAGTGAGAGGAAAGAAGAAAGCCGGGACAGAAACCCTGAGATGCTGGACGACCTTCGAGCAATTTCAGGAGATGAGTGG GAATCTGAAAAGGAAATTCCCCCATCGCTTCTACACCTCTGACGACAACGCGTTTTGGCCCGGTCAGCTTGTGGAGAAACTCCGCTTCTACCTCCCACAGGCTGCCGAATCCGATCCACACCGTCCCCCGAGAAAAAGCCAGGCCACCCACCCAGGAtga